AATTACCAGACTCTCCGTTAACCGGTAAACCtcaacaaacacaacaaaattacCATTCTGCCCTTCCAACCTAGCCTGCCAATCTTTCTTCGTAACAATCACATTCTCGGACTCTGCCATTTCGCCGATTCGTTCTATTATCTTTTCGGGTGTCTCCTCCGACATGAACCGCTCGCCCGCTATCTCGGGATCGCCGAACAAACACGATAAGTCAAACCCGGACGAAAACGATATCAAATCAAACGCGTTCAACGACTTGCCGTTCGAATCCTCGTCGTCCTTAAAGTAAAAAACGTCGTCGTTTACCAACTTGATTTCTTTATAGCCTTTGCTGAACCACGGGTCTCGGACGATCTCGTCGACGGTGATTCGCGTAACGGGATTCGTGTCCAGCAATCGCGAGATGAACCGGCGGAGATCCGGCGTCGTCCATTTCGGGCACCGAAATTCGCCGTTGTAAATTTTCCGATACATGACCATGAGATTCTGATCGTTGAAAGGTAAGTAACCGGCGTTCAACACGTACAAAATCACACCGCAGGACCAAACGTCGACTTTGGCTCCGTCGTAGCCTTTCTTCGCCAGAATCTCCGGCGCCACGTAAGCAGGAGTACCGCAAAGAGTGTGGAGCAAGCCGTCGGGTCGGATCTGGTCCTTTACGGCGGAGAGTCCGAAATCGGAGACTTTCAAATCCCAATTTTCGTCCAGGAGGAGATTCTCCGGCTTGAGATCGCGATGGAACACGCCTCTGGAGTGGCAGTAACCGACGGCGGAGATCAGCTGCTGGAAATACCGACGGCTGAGATCTTCGCTGAACCGACCCCGCGCGATCTTGGCGAAGAGCTCGCCGCCTTTGGCGAACTCCATGACGAAGTATATCTTGGTCTTGGTGGCGAGGACCTCGAAGAGCTTCACGATGTGCGGGTGGTGCAGCCGGCGCATGATAGAGATCTCGCGCTTAACGTGCGCCGTGAACCCGCCCTTGAGGACCTTCTGCTTGCTCACGGCCTTGATCGCCACGCTCTGCCCCGTCCGCACGTTCCGCGCGTGGTACACCTTCGCGAACGCGCCGTAGCCTAGCAACTTCCCCAGCTCGTATTTTCCGAACAAGTTCATCGCCTCCGAAGTAGTTAAAGAGGGCGACGACGCCGCCGTTTCGCTGGTCGAAGCGGCGTCGTTCTCGTTCTCTCTCTCCGGCATCGTTCTATTGCTCTTCGCATCGAATAACAGAGCAAAACAGCAAACGCATCAGCTCCAATTCAAAAATCAATTTacttatccacacaaaaaaccaaaaagaaagcgttctttttctttttttttgggttttgcttcTTGCTTCTTGCtgctttttgtgtttttgtttttgaaaaatccTGTCTAGTAATGGATTTTGAGAGGCGCACAAAAGAAAGTGCGGGGTATTTATTTGAAAGAGGAAACGGGTGATTTTGCTTTTTCTAAAAGCGATGTGAATCTGATGGTTCACGGCTTTACAAAAACAGGTTGTACCGTAACGTGAGCTATTTAAACTTTGAAGCGAGAGTAGTTGGATTGGGTTCTTCTTTGTTTGAAACAAGATTTCGGATAATTTGTTCCTCAAATTTTTAGGTTTGTTTCAAAATGATCCCTcgtatttttcaaatattttagtatttcttTAATACTTATACTTTCAAAGTTTTCTAGAATATTTTTATCATCATCTAATCAATAGTAGAATATGTCAAATTTCAAGTTATCAAAGAGCAGGTATCTCTTGCGCCAAATGCATGAGACCTGCCTTTCACAGGCAAGTAGACCACACATCAAAATAgactttatattttttcaacaagattttatatttttattaactattttactaatttttttacaaatcgTTAATTTGGCCAATTCTTACTAACTGTTCATGGGTTGAATGGAGCAACCATCAAGTCATTATCGACCGAGAGGATGATCAAATTGGGCGGGTCAAAGAGTCCACAGATGTCGAGTGTATTTTCGGAGtagaaaatttggaaaacaaTAAGAATCCAACGGGAAAAATGTGAATATAGTCAAAATTCAATGAGATCTCGCCAAAGTCTCTGC
This genomic stretch from Castanea sativa cultivar Marrone di Chiusa Pesio chromosome 9, ASM4071231v1 harbors:
- the LOC142610393 gene encoding CBL-interacting serine/threonine-protein kinase 14-like; the protein is MPERENENDAASTSETAASSPSLTTSEAMNLFGKYELGKLLGYGAFAKVYHARNVRTGQSVAIKAVSKQKVLKGGFTAHVKREISIMRRLHHPHIVKLFEVLATKTKIYFVMEFAKGGELFAKIARGRFSEDLSRRYFQQLISAVGYCHSRGVFHRDLKPENLLLDENWDLKVSDFGLSAVKDQIRPDGLLHTLCGTPAYVAPEILAKKGYDGAKVDVWSCGVILYVLNAGYLPFNDQNLMVMYRKIYNGEFRCPKWTTPDLRRFISRLLDTNPVTRITVDEIVRDPWFSKGYKEIKLVNDDVFYFKDDEDSNGKSLNAFDLISFSSGFDLSCLFGDPEIAGERFMSEETPEKIIERIGEMAESENVIVTKKDWQARLEGQNGNFVVFVEVYRLTESLVIVQIQKRERETGTSHDIWNDKLRPQLDDLVYQQPEASVSGN